The proteins below are encoded in one region of Colias croceus chromosome 17, ilColCroc2.1:
- the LOC123699399 gene encoding uncharacterized protein LOC123699399 — protein MSLQRTRPIDTLQRIMSSFKHFEKKLDKLQDDVNFHGHTLTELRVMVANLSGGMLNSDLKHQDNIKRSPVKQTTAIQPDDQFNTENMPFKTKRKSLIQPLTGTKMQAKSFSGQKYGGKPSKEVHPFVNKLPSNPKTGLGSKRSGRHRKGEAPRKATTLRSQKEIVKKRSKVTKNIFL, from the coding sequence ATGTCTCTTCAACGTACTCGCCCAATAGATACATTGCAACGAATAATGTCCTCCTTTAAGCACTTTGAGAAAAAATTGGATAAACTACAAGATGATGTCAATTTCCATGGACATACATTGACGGAGCTTCGTGTTATGGTTGCTAATCTTTCTGGCGGTATGTTGAATTCCGATTTAAAACATCAAGACAATATAAAAAGATCCCCCGTAAAACAAACGACGGCTATTCAACCCGATGACCAGTTCAACACAGAAAATATGCCATTTAAGACTAAAAGGAAAAGTCTGATACAGCCACTAACTGGCACTAAAATGCAAGCGAAAAGTTTCTCCGGTCAAAAATATGGGGGAAAGCCTTCGAAAGAAGTACATCCATTCGTAAATAAGTTACCATCTAATCCTAAAACCGGCTTAGGATCAAAGCGATCCGGTAGACATAGAAAAGGAGAAGCACCACGAAAAGCTACTACATTGAGATCTCAAaaggaaattgttaaaaaacgaAGCAAAgtaaccaaaaatatatttttataa